In the Halarchaeum grantii genome, one interval contains:
- a CDS encoding RNA-guided endonuclease InsQ/TnpB family protein produces MEVRRTVPVKLDVTDEQADLLHETIDEFLWAANYVVDSAWDGEWAETRSSVLHEMTYDEVREQTRLHSNHVQSARNRAVDALKSVVAEWKNCEYASIPTFSSSFCEYNQRNATFHDDHATLSTVDGRVTAEYVLPDKTRDTPHSKYLRSERWETTGATLHYRRGDFYLHVRTKADVDDPKPAENGTVLGVDLGIENIAVTSTGAFWSADELNHWRTKYVQRRKSLQECGSRWAHENVQAVGRKETGRFEQYLHRIANDIIAEASESGCTVIAFEDLTDIRDRMPDARKFHEWAFNRLYEYVSYKAEGRGIQVEQVNPKNTSRRCSSCGFTHAENRPSQDTFRCQSCGYENHADYNAAKNIGYRLLRNQTGGEGGAPVGVRLNSGMLNANGVKPVPDSVRAGVHGESPPL; encoded by the coding sequence ATGGAGGTCCGTCGAACTGTCCCGGTCAAACTCGACGTGACCGACGAACAGGCGGACCTGCTCCACGAGACGATTGACGAGTTCCTGTGGGCGGCCAATTACGTCGTGGACTCCGCGTGGGACGGAGAGTGGGCTGAAACCCGTTCGTCCGTCCTGCATGAGATGACCTACGACGAGGTTCGCGAGCAGACGCGACTCCACAGCAACCACGTCCAATCGGCTCGTAACCGTGCTGTTGACGCGCTCAAGAGCGTCGTCGCCGAGTGGAAGAACTGCGAGTACGCTTCGATTCCGACGTTCTCCTCGTCGTTCTGCGAATACAACCAGCGCAACGCCACGTTCCATGACGACCACGCCACGTTGTCTACCGTCGATGGGCGTGTCACCGCCGAGTACGTCTTGCCCGACAAAACCCGTGACACGCCCCACTCGAAGTACCTGCGTTCTGAACGATGGGAGACGACAGGCGCGACACTCCACTATCGCCGTGGTGACTTCTACCTCCACGTCCGAACAAAGGCGGACGTGGACGATCCCAAACCGGCCGAGAACGGAACGGTTCTCGGTGTGGACCTCGGGATCGAGAACATCGCCGTTACCTCGACTGGCGCATTCTGGTCTGCCGACGAACTCAACCACTGGCGAACGAAGTACGTCCAGCGCCGCAAGTCGCTGCAGGAGTGTGGTTCGCGGTGGGCCCACGAGAACGTCCAAGCGGTCGGACGCAAGGAGACGGGGCGCTTCGAGCAGTATCTTCACCGTATCGCGAACGACATCATCGCTGAAGCGAGCGAGAGTGGTTGCACGGTAATCGCCTTCGAGGACCTGACGGATATCCGCGATCGGATGCCCGACGCCCGCAAGTTCCACGAGTGGGCATTCAATCGTCTGTACGAGTACGTCTCGTATAAGGCCGAGGGACGCGGGATTCAGGTTGAGCAGGTGAACCCGAAGAACACGTCGAGGCGGTGCTCGTCGTGTGGGTTCACCCATGCGGAAAACCGCCCGTCGCAGGACACCTTCCGCTGTCAATCCTGTGGATACGAGAACCACGCGGACTACAACGCAGCGAAGAACATCGGCTATCGACTCCTTCGCAACCAAACTGGCGGCGAAGGAGGCGCACCCGTAGGTGTGCGCTTGAACAGCGGGATGCTGAACGCGAACGGGGTCAAACCCGTACCGGATTCGGTTAGAGCGGGAGTCCATGGTGAAAGTCCGCCTCTTTAG